The sequence AAACGTAAATGGCTGGATTTCCACTTCATATCCATACGATTCAAATTGCTCCTTAATATAGTGAACAGCATTTTCTTCAGAAACTGTCCCGGCTACACGTGGAACTTTTGATAAGTAATCAATGTTTTGATAGATTTTTTCTCCATCAATCTTTTTTAATAGTTTCTTATCAAAGTCATTTTGAACATGGTGATATCCGACTTCGCTACTTTGAGCAAAAGCGGGCTGTAACCCAATGGCTCCAATGGATAAAGTGGCGGCAAGAGTAAGAGATACAATCGGTTTTTTCAACAATCAAATCCTCCTGGTAGATTAATAGTTTGAATATACTGAATCATACATTATTTCGCAAGACGAAATAAGAGGCGAAATCACCAGTAAAATTTTACTATTTTTTCTATTTATAGGAATATACTGTGTTTCTGTTGAGAATATAAAAATAGAGACCGTTGAATGAATTCAACGGTCTCTATTTCAAATTAATGCATTAATGCATTAATGCATATTGCTCAATACCCAAATCGATCCAAGTACGATCACAAGGGCAATGAATGCAGCTGACATCATTTTTCCTACCTGCCATCTGCCTTCTCCTTCTGTTACGTGCATGAACATAAACAGTTGGATTGCCGCCTGGATAAAGGCAAGAACAAATACAAGAGCCACCATCACATTGTACGCGAGTCCTGCGTAAAGTCCGAACCAAACGGCCAAAAATGTCAATGCAATGGATAAAACAAAACCTATAATCTGTGTCCAAGGAATACGACTATGATTCGCTGTATTGTGTTCCATTATCCCACCATCCCTAGTAAGTACACGCTTGTAAACACGAAGATCCATACAAAGTCCAGGAAGTGCCAATACAAGCTGGATACGAATAGTTTTTTAGCGGTATCTGGATTTAATCCTTGTCTTTTCACCTGGAACATAACCAGTATAATCCATAAAATACCTAGTGATACGTGGAGACCATGCGTTCCGGTCAATAGATAGAAAGAAGACCAGTATGCATTGGTTCCCATGGCTGCTCCCTCATGGATCAGGTGAAGGAATTCCGTGATTTCCATGTAAAGGAATCCTGCTCCAAAGAGCAGTGTGATGATCAGCCAGACCATCATCCCTTTGACATTTCTTCTTCTTAATTCATTTATCGATAACCCGGACGTGAAACTACTGATCAATAATAGTAACGTCATGATGATTGTATTCTTCAGATCAAATACTTCAGATGGAAGCGGTCCTCCAACCGTGCCGCTTTCAAGGGCAAAGAATGTAGCGAAAATAGTGGCAAATAGAGCTACTTCCGCACCAAGGAAAACCCAGAATCCGAAAATATTCAGTTTGCCGATCTCCGATTGATATTCAAGTGGCGTATTTGGATCTACATTTGTACTATGTGCCATATTCACGCCTCCCTCTTATACGGATTTTCAGTTTTTTCTATTTCTTCCACACTTACATAGTAACCAGCATCCTGTTTGTGTGAGAATAGTGAACGGTATGCCATGCATCCGAAGATACCGATAAGGGCAAGAATCGCCATCCACCACAGTTCAAACACCAAGCCGAATCCTCCAACGAAGAATAACCCGGACATGATAAATGGTGTCCCTGCATTACTTGGCATATGGATCGGTTTATACTCAACCTTTTCAGGTTTGCCAGATTCTTTTCTCTCTTGTTTCATATAGTAGAAAGCATCCGCACTCTTCACTTCAGGAACATGAGCGAAGTTATAATGGGGTGGAATCGCAGAGCTGGTCGCCCATTCAAGCGTACGTCCATCCCAAGCATCCCCTGATAGTTCCCGTTTTGCAAAACGATAGCTATAGTAGACGTTATAGACGATGATCATGAATCCTACTCCCATTCCGAAAGCCCCGACAGAAGAGATGACATTCAATGCTGTCCAGCCATCTTCTGGTCCGTATGTGTACACACGTCTTGGCATACCGGAAAACCCTAAGACGAATTGCGGTAAGAAACATACATTGAAACCGATAGAGAAGAACCAGAAAGCCCATTTTCCGATTCGTTCATTCATCTTATGACCAAACATTTTTGGATACCAGTATACGAGTCCTGCGAAGCAGGCAAATACCACACCGGCAATCAGCGTGTAGTGGAAGTGAGCAACCAGGAAGTAGTTGTTGTGATATTGGAAGTCAGCTGCAGCCATACCGAGCATGACCCCTGTCACTCCACCGATCAGGAAGGTTGGAATAAACGCAACGGACCACATCATGGCGACGGTAAATTCAATCCGTCCCTTGTAAAGAGTACCCAACCAGTTGAATATCTTGATCCCGGTCGGTATGGCGATCGCCATCGTCGAAATCGAGAATACACTGTTCACCGCAGCGCTTCCGCCCATCGTGAAGAAATGGTGAACCCACACAACGAAGCTTAACCCTGAAATGGCTACTAGTGAGATAATCATTGATTTATAACCAAACAATGTTTTTCTTGCAAATGTTGCAATGATTTCTGAGAAAATACCGAAAGCAGGCAAAATAACGATATATACTTCCGGGTGTCCCCATAACCAGAATAAATTCGACCAGAGCATCGGATTCCCGCCGGCTGTCAGCGTGAAGAAATGCGTACCGAATAATCGGTCAAATGTCATCAACGCTAATGTCACCGTTAAGATCGGGAAAGCAAATACGATGATGAATGCAGTAATCAATGTCGTCCACGTAAACATCGGCATACGAAGAAGCGTCATGCCTGGTGCACGCATTTTGATGATCGTAACAACAAAGTTGATCCCCGTTAATAATGTACCAATTCCGGAAATCTGCAAGCCAAGAAGGTAATAGTTAATTCCCGGTCCCGGACTTCCTTCGATTGCCAATGGTGCGTAGTTCGTCCATCCGGCATCCGGTGATCCACCGAATACGAATGACATATTGAAAAGGATCGCCCCAAACATGAATGACCAGAAACTTAAGTTATTCAGGAATGGGAACGCGACGTCCCTTGCACCTATTTGGAGAGGGACTACGACGTTCATTAGTCCAAGTAAGAATGGCATTGCCATGAATAGAATCATGATCGTACCATGTGTCGTAAAAATTTCATTGTAGTGCTGTGATGATAAAAATTCATTATTGGGCACCGTTAATTGCGCCCTCATTAAAAGTGCATCGACTCCTCCGCGGAAGAGCATGATCAATGCAGCAATGATATACATGATACCGATTTTTTTATGATCAACACTCGTGATCCAGTCGTTCCATAGCCATTTCCATTTTTTAAAGTATGTTAGGGTTGCGACGATCCCGATTACGGTGAAAACGATGGAAATATTGGCTCCAAGAATCAACGGATCATTGAGGATTAAATTATCCTTTATAAAATCAAACATCTAGAAGTCCTCCTTTCTTAGTGTTCATGTCCTTCGTTATTTTCATGGCCTTTATGCTCTTCATTATCATGGTCTTCATGGTGATCATGATCCTCCATGTCTCCATGATCACCATGATTTCCATGACTTGATTCAGCATCTTTATCCGCACCATGTGAAGATGCCTCTACACCATATTTCTCACGGATCGCCATGGCATATTCAGAATTCTTCCCATGGTCGACGATGGATAAGTGAGTAGATGAGAAAGTCATCTTGTCTACGGTGTCAGGAAGCATGAGCTTTTCATACGTTTCTTCCGTCAGCTTCGGCTCATTTTCCTGAGCATCTTTTACCCACTCTCTATACTTCTCTTCTTCTAACGCAACAAAATCAAACTTTTGGTGGGTCATCCCTTCACCAGTGAAGTTTGAATTTCTTCCATCATACGTTCCCGGCTCATCAGCCTGTAAGTATAAATCATTCACCATTCCCGGCATACCATAAATCTGTCCGCCGATTTGAGGCACCCAGAAAGAAGCCATGGAATCTGCAGCCGTCACCTTAAATAAAATGGGATGATCTTCCGGTACATTGACATAATTAACTGTCTCAATACCTTCCTCTGGATAACTGAAGATCCATTTCCAATCAGCAGCAGTCGCATGGATCACAATCGGATCTTTATGAGCAGTTGCTTTTGGAGCTTCCTTTAATTCATATAATGCCTTTGTATTTGGGATAGACAAGGCAATAACAATCAAAACTGGAATAAGCGTCCATATTATTTCTAATTTCGTACTCCCGTGCATTTCGGGCTTGTAATCGCTATCCTTTTTACTGCTGCGATATTTTAGGAGAATAACAGTAAAGAAGGAAAGAACGACAACCATGATGCCAAGCATATAGTAGATTGACAGCATGATGAGATCTTTCTGAACGGCCCCTACCGGCCCTTTCGGATCGAGAATGATCATTTCACTTCCCGAACTGAATATAATGATGAAAAATAAGGAAACCAGACTGATCAAGACAATCAAGTATGGCTTGAATTTATTGAACATAGGGGAAATCACCTTCCTTTATGTCGGATTTATCACTGTAGACCTATACTATCAAATTCTATTAAAAGGTACCCTTGTTTCACTTAACTTTAAACAGATTTTCGAAATTTCGTCGAAGTTTATTCACAGAACGGTAACAATGTTGGAAAGAATTTCTCACATCTCAAAAAAATAACTCTCAAAATTATTCAAGAATAATTTTGAGAGCGGTTTATGAATTGATTATTTAGAAAAGTAAGATTCCCTTACCACTGCCGTTCAACCTTTATATAAAACCCTCCTGCTGATGATTAAACCCTACATAACTTCTTTCCGTGAAAGGCATCTAATACCAATCACCTTTCAGATATCCCCTTCCACCTATCATAAATAGGTGGCTCTTTTTAAAGAGCAAGTCCCGGCAGCCTCCTTGAGCTTTGGAGAATAATAGCTGAGCTTTTTAATGAAATAACAGGTTTCAGGGAAATGATGTTCTAAAAAACGGAGAGTGGTTTTATTCAGCAGTTTTTTCTTATTATATTTCATAACCATTCCAGAGATATACTGACTCATTTCCAAAGTCGTTTGACCAACTTCATGGGCAAATTCCCTCTGCCGGGCGAAGCCAGGCTGCTTAAATCGGAGATATCCTTTCAGATGCCGATTTTGAATGATATACACTTGATATTGGTTAATATAAGCCTCTGCCTGCCTGCTCGCGTTAATTTCTATGGGATCGAGTATGTTTTGAAATAATACCGCGTGCCCCAGCTGATCTTCAAGCCATAAATCCATCAAATTCACCAAAGGAAGCGGCTCTGGCTCTTCACCCTTCTGGAGATACATTAAAATCCGCAAGTATTCCTGGTTTTCTGCAAGCGTGCCATTTAGGTAAGTAGGGGATAAATTTAGATTAACTTTATTATCGATCCTTAACGATTGCAGCATTCCTTCAAATTCGAAATAACCTTTGGCCACCGGCCACACCTTATTCGAAAACCAGACCATGGTTTCATCCTGATGGTCTGCTGTACGCGGAACGCGGTTTAATTGGTCGATAAGCTCCCCGAATAGTTGAATGTACTGCTGTGAAACACCCACATACTCTGCTTCAGCGGCAGATAAGTGGTCTCTGATGAAATAAGCATGATCCTGTAATACCTCAAGCCAGAATAAGTGCTCCTCCCATGTCGTGATCATTTGATTCGCCACATTTTTACCCCCTTTTTATTATTTATATATTTAATTAGGAGTGAAAAAAGAAGGACTTCATTCAGAACTACCATTAGATTAAAGAATCGTGCACGAATGTACATAAGTTTTTCATAAAAAAGGAAGAATATATTTACCACTATGATGAAAAGGGTGTCCTTCTATGAAGAATAGAAAACAAATGATTATGTTAATGGCCTTGCTGCCCTGGTTATCCCTTCCACTTCTGCGCAAAAAAACGTTCATTAGATTTCTACCCGGTACACTGTTTATGTGCGTATATTTAGTAGCAGAGGGCATTTTGGCTACCCGGAGAAAATGGTGGTGGTTTCCTTTTTCCATCAAACCGAATGTACTGGCTGAACTGCCATTGATTCTAGGTCCTTTTTTTGTTGGGTCATTTTGGATATTTAAATACACATACGGGAAGTTCTGGATCTATTTCCTGGTTAATTTGATTGTAGATTCTTTTTTCACTATCTTCATGTTGAATTGGTTCAAGAGGATCGGATATGTCACCTTGATCAGGTTTACACGAATGCAGCTGTCGTTACTCTTTTTATTAAAATCGATATTTATGTATGGATTTCAGTATTTGTATGAGAACGTTTTTTCCGGCACGATTAAAAAAGAGGAGCAAGTGGAAAGTTAATAGGTCATTCCGTGGTTATTTAAAGAAAAAACCTCTCATCGCTATTGAACGAAGAGAGGTTTTTGCCGTTGCTATTTTCTTATAGTAAATTTCCACGCTCATGTAATGAACCTTCACTCAGTGATGTGTTCCTTCACCTTTAAAACCACCAGCAGTTTTACTCACTACCATGCTGGTCATAGAGGCTATGATGGCACTTCCGATAATATCAGATGGATAATGATGTCCCAGCCAAATCCGGGAAAGACCTGTCAACACAGATAGTATCCACATGATCGAACCAAGGAAACGATCATAAAGAAAAATGGACGTAGAAACGGCACATGCCAGCAAGGTATGCTTACTTGGAAATGAAGAATCCGTTCTTGATGGAATGAGTATGCCGACCCGCCGTTTGGCAAATGGACGCGGCTTAAAGTAGAATAACTTAACCAAAGTGTGAAGAAACAAAGTAATTACAGAAGACATCACTGCATTCCACGACACTCTTCTATAATGATCATTTCGAAACCACATGAATAGCAAAACAAATATAAAAACATAACGAATCTTTTTTGATAAAAAGATCATCAGTAAATCAACCGGTTCCGAGCGACCAGAAAGCAGGTTGATTGCACTGAATAGTTTGTAGTCCATAAATATGCCTCCATTTTGATAGATACCAATAAAATCCCCTATTAAAGCGTGATGTATGTAAAAATCTATTTATGAATTCATTTTTATACCGTTATTGGAAAACCAATTCATAAAGATAGCAATAGTCAGTAACTTTTCACAGTATCATCAGTAAACAAGGGTTGTAAACCAAGCTGACGCTCCATAAGCCTTGTCTGATTCCCGCCTGATTTTGTACTAATAGACGGTTCAAATCATATTCTTATCATAAGAAAACAATAAGAAGGAGGGCAAAGTCAGTTGATAAAAGTAAAAGTTGGTTTACAGCCTATCGTAAGTAAGATCAATTTACCCACTGTGTTGAAAACGGCTTTACTCCCGGGTGACTCAAGGGAAAGACTATTTATCGCAACCCAGGTAGGAGAAATCTTTTACATAAGAAATGGAGTTATCCGGACGTTTTTAGATATTCGCTCACGAATTCTAAGACTGGGCGTTTCTGGAGGCGGTTATGATGAACGGGGATTACTGGGGATGGCATTTCATCCAGAGTTTACTTTGAATGGTCTGTTTTATCTTCATTATTCAGCCGCTGGAACAGAAGGATCAGGTGCGCTTGATGATACTTATAAGCCTGACCCGTGTGATCCTGCAACATTAAACCTCAGGTGGACAAATAGGGAAAATCAATATGATCATATTGATACGATCGAAGAATGGATATTACATGCGAATGGGACACCCAGGAAACGACGGACATTGCTTAATTTAAGAAGACCATTTTATAATCATAATGGGTTCAATAGTTTAAATTTCTCACCCGAAACAGGTAACCTTGTTTTAACAACCGGAGATGGCGGGTCTGGCTATGATCCATTTAACTTAAGTCAGGACAACATGGAAATATCTGGTAAAATAATTGAAATTGATGTAAATAAGAATACACCCATCAATAACCCACCCATTGTCACTCGTTTTAATGAACTTCCCACATCTATTCAGGAAACGCTCACCGTAATGGCCAAGGGGGTTCGCAATATACCAGGCATTTCATTTCAAAGATACTATAATCAGTATATTAAATATGTTGGAAATGTCGGACAGCATCTGGTCGAGTCGATTTTTTCATTTGTTCAGTATCAGCCAATACAGGTTACTCAGCTTGTTCAAGCTTCTTCCATGAATTTCAAACATGACTATGAAGAGTTCATCAACTTTGGCTGGCGGGGCTGGGAAGGTGATTTTCCTGCTTCGATTATTAAAGCCTGCTCACGAACTCCGGATTGGGATGAGAAATCTATTGCCTTTTACAATGAAGCAGTAACACTTTCAGGAAACCGACTTCATCCATTAACTAGTTATTTTCATAAAGACACCAGACCCGATAAGTTTGAAGGAACTGCACTTACAGGAGTCCAGCCGTATATGGGGAAAAGAATCCCTGGTTTAACAGGAAGCGTTGTGTTCACCGATCTTGCCCGGAAAGAATCCCACCCTCAGGTTAGAGGGGCCTTAGCTTACACCACCGTAAGGCTAAATGGTAAACAAAATGAGTTTAGTGTGATACAGACCGATTATGATTTTGGGTCTCAATCTGCCTATTATGTTAGTTTGGGGACGAATCTAAAGCAGACAAGATTATATTTAGGGGTTTATAGCTCTACGAAAGTGACTGACCTTAACCAAGGCACTGTTTTTGAAATAATTCCATGATCTTAAATAATCATCCTCTTTAATCTTCTATAAAGGATTAAAGCCATTTCAACCCACAACCAGCTATAAAGAAAAGCAAATACACATATAATTCCCGTTGTAAGTAATGAAAAGAAACCAGGGGATGCAGGCCCTAAAACCGGGAAGTCAACAATAAATAGCAGGCTCATAATTCCTGCCATTAAAAGAATGGCACCTGTAGCAATGATACTTACTCTCTCTCTAAAAAAGTGAAAGGATCCCCCTATGCCAAGTCCTAACAATCCTGTTGTAAAAGGAAAGACAATTAGTTCAGTGGGCTGCAGGATAAATAACAACATGATTGTCAGTAAATAGGACATTCCTCCAAATGGAATGGAGAACATGGAACATAACAGAATAGGTGCAGTGGCGAGGGGACTTATTAAATATCCTATACCTGGTAAAAAGCCACCAGCAGCCTGCAGAATACCAGCAATACAGGCAAAAATAGACACTAAACTGAACTTCATCGTTTTTTTATGATGAGTGAATATTAGTTGAGATGAACGAACGTCATCAAATACAGGTTTAAAATATTTCACCTTTCCACCCCATTCAAATTAGTATCAGTTATCCTATATACTATTTACCATTTATAAGAGGTGGAACTATTATGAATAATACATAGATCCATTTCTGAACTTAGCATCCGTTTGTGAAGGAAATTCAATTGTCATGATGAGATCACGGTCATAATAAGTGGATTTCCTTTACAAAAAGAAGCAAGGCCATATAGGCCCGCTTTTTATTTGATGATTACTTTCCCAACCATTCCTTCCTGGAAATGGTACCGGCATATCAATTCATATGTACCACGCTGTTTCGGATTCACAGTAATCGTTTTTTCTTTTCCTGGCTGGACCTCGGCGTCAACCCCAAGCTTTTCCACAGTGAAGGTGTGCTCTTTCTTACCTTTGTTTTTCAATATCAACGTTGTGGCTGTCCCATTTGGAATCGTGATGACTTCCGGATTAAAGTAATCATCTTTCAACTCGACCTCAATCATCACTTTCTCCGTCTCCATAAGCTGAGTTACAGTACCTGATTCGGCAAATACGCCTTGTGATCCTAGAGTGGTCAACACCATAACCATTGCAAACACAACGACTAATCCTGTTACCCTTTTCATAGACATTCGCTATCCCTCCTTCCTAAACACTATTTTTTCTAATTCATAGCAAATTACTCTATAAATTTGGTTTCAACGCCCCTCAAATAGAACTTTTTATCTTGGAGCCCCAGATCTCTTGCTTTTGAAGTCCTAATGGATGTATCAATCGCTCAATTTACTTTTATCCAACCCTCCCTTAACACTTTCAAAATGTTTATATACTTCACTTTCTGTATAACCTGAAATACCACCCTGACTAATTACTCCGTCGTTATAATGATAATAATAAATAGCATTTGGTTCGTCATTAAATACTACCGGTATACTCCATGGTTCATAGGAAAATAAAAAAGCCTGTATTGAATGTACGGCTTCAATCTTTGATATATCACTTTCTTTATATCCTTTCTCTACTGTCAAATACCTAAATATTGCCTCATATCGCTTTTTCTCACCTATATCTGTATAGACGACGTATGATAAATAAGTAAGAAAAATACTAACCAATGTGATCGTAATGATAGTTGATATTCTGTTTTTGATAAAATTGACCATTACCTTTTTACTCCTTTTTAAAAAACTCTAAATTTAGTTGTAAACGAATACCCCATTAGTGTAATTATACACTAATGGGGTTTATTCACAATTTAATTGTCAGTTTATTTAGGAAGTTGTAAGAAAGGTTATTCTATTAAACTGGTCCTTCAAGTGAATAATAAAAGCCATGCTTCTGCATTCAAACAGAGCATGGCTCAAAATTGGCACATAATATCGGTATTTTAAAGCCTAATCTTAAAATCGATAAAATAAAAACCACCAAATATGTATTTGGTGGAGACGGTGGGAATCGAACCCACGTCCAGAAACATCGCCACTTAAGCGTCTACGAGCGTAGTCGATATATTCGCAAGTTCACTGCAGCTTCTGCCTATCGACGGGCGTCCGTGCAGCTAGTCTGATTGTTCTCTTCCTTTGTCCTCAGACGGTGGACTCCGGCGTAGCCTACTAAGAGTGAGTCCCTTACCCTACCACATAGGCGATGGAGGGAGGAACAGCTAAAGCGCTATTACGCAGCTAAAGCTAAGTTATTGTTAGTTTTGCCAGTTATTATTGGCTTTGACGTTTTATCGTGGACGATCCCCACGGCTCGCAACCTAAGCTCGAACTATCCCTGTCGAATCCGTAACGTCCCCATGATAGAAAGGGAAGAACGGGAAAGAATAAGTTCAGCGTGTAAGTCACTTATTCAATTGTTCTTACAGCCACAAGATTACCTCGCGACATCTATTAGTATAACAAATCCTGAGATAATTGCAAATGCCAGATTCCGGAAATCTGTACAATCACATGCCTTTTTGACGCTGAGCCAGTTCTCTCTGGATAGAGCGGTTCGCTTCTTTTCGTTTTAAATCTTCACGTTTATCATACTTCTTCTTACCACGGGCAAGACCGATCAGAAGCTTAGCTACACCATTTTTGATATATAGCTTTAGTGGAACGATACTATATCCTGCTTCCTTCGAATCACCGATCAACTTATTGATTTGCTTTTTATGGAGCAGCAGCTTACGTGTTCTGAGAGGTTCGTGATTAAATCGATTTCCCTGTTCATAAGGACTGATATGCATATTATGAACGAAAATTTCTCCATTTTGAACACGGGCAAAAGAATCCTTCAAGTTCACCCGGCCGCCACGGATTGCTTTAATTTCTGTTCCTTGCAGTACTAGACCCGCCTCATAAGTTTCTTCTACGGCATAGTCATGACGAGCTTTCTTATTTTGGGCAATAAGCTTGCCTTCTCCCTTTGGCATTAGAATCCCCTCATTTTCTTTCTAGAGTTTACTGTTTATTATCTCATAACTCCCGGAAAAATTGTACCGAAACACTTGGAAAGGAAAAGGAGCAAAGGATATCCCATTGCTCCTCACCCCTTATTTCTTCTTTTTACGTTTGCTTCGAGGCGCATTTTCAAAGTGTTTCTTATTCGTCTTTTTCTTCTTGTTGTTTTTCGGCGGACGCGTTGACCACTCGCCGTCCTTTTTACGGTCTGAAGATCGATTCGATTTTCCACGGTCCGATTTTCCTTTATCAGAGCGGATCGAGCGAACGCGGTCTTCGCGCTCCTTGCGATTATTCTTCATTCCTACGATTTCAAAGTCTATGGAACGCTCATCTTTATTGACGCTCACGACACGAACGGTGATCTCGTCACCGATTCGGAATACGTTTGCCGTTCTTTCACCGATCATGGCGAGGTGACGCTCATCAAACCGGTAGTAGTCGTCCGTCATATAGCTCACATGAACAAGACCTTCAATCGTGTTAGGCAATTCGACAAACAGTCCGAAGTTCGTAACGGAACTGATGATACCGTCGTACTCTTCTCCCACTTTGTCTTCCATATACTCTGCTTTTTTCAGTTCATCTGTCTCACGCTCTGCATCCACTGCACGACGCTCACGGCTTGATGTGTGCTCAGCGATGTGGCCCATTTGAGCACCCCATTTTTCACGGGTTGCCTGATCAATTTTCCCTTCAATTAAATAAGTTCTGATCAAACGGTGAACAATCAAGTCAGGGTAACGACGGATCGGTGAAGTGAAATGAGTGTAGAACTCTGTCGCCAGTCCGAAGTGACCGAGGCTTTCAGGGTCATATTTCGCCTGCTGCATGGAACGAAGCATCATCGTCGAAACGACCATCTCTTCAGGTTCCCCCTGGACGTCCTCCACAATCTCTTGAAGAGCCCGAGGGTGAATCGAATTCGCTGTCCCTTTTACAATCAGACCGAAATTCGTAATGAATTCGAAGAAGCGCTGCAACTTGTCTTCCTTCGGGTCTTCATGAATACGATAGATGAACGGCACTTCCATCCAGTGGAAATGTTCAGCAACCGTCTCATTTGCCACTAACATGAACTCTTCGATCAGCTTTTCGGCTACCGAGCGTTCACGCAGGACCACATCCGTCGGTTCTCCCTCATCATTGACAAGTACTTTCGCTTCTTTGAAATCGAAGTCGATGGCTCCACGCTTCATGCGTTTCGTACGAAGAACCTGCGCTAAATCTTCCATTTCTTCGAACATCGGTACTAACGGCTCGTATTTTTTTCGAAGTTCTTCGTCTTTATCGACAAGAATTTTGTTGACATCAGAATACGTCATTCGTTCCGTAGTTTTAATGACGCTTTGGAAGATTTCGTGTTTCACGACATCGCCATCAGGTGAAATTTCCATATCACAGGATAGAGTTAAACGATCGACCTTGGGATTAAGAGAACAAATACCATTCGATAACCGGTGAGGAATCATTGGGATTACCCGGTCTACCAGATATACTGAAGTTCCTCTATCAAAGGCTTCCTGATCAATTGGGGAGCTTTCTTTGACATAATACGTGACGTCTGCAATATGTACTCCAAGCTTGTAGTTCCCATTGTCCAGTTTCGTCACCGTTACGGCATCATCCAGATCCTTAGCGTCTGCGCCATCGATCGTGACGATGGTCTGATCACGAAGGTCTTTCCGGTTTGGAATTTCCGATTCGTCGATTTCACTTGGCACCTTATTCGCCTGATCCATGACCTCTTCAGGGAATTCAACGTCAATCCCATGCTTATGGATGATCGACAGAATATCGACTCCCGGATCATTTTTATGCCCGAGGATTTCGATGACTTCCCCTTCGGCACTTTTACGTCCCTCAGGATAAGATGTTAATTTCACGACGACCTTATGTCCTTCGGCTGCCCCCATTTGAGCAGATTTAGGGATAAAGATGTCACTGGCAAACTTTTTATCATCGGGAATCACGAATCCGAAATGCTTACTTTCCGTAAACGTACCAACCATTTGGTCGACACCACGTTCGACGATCCGGACGACGGTTCCTTCTCTTCTCGAACCTGAAGAAGAAGTAGACACTCTTACTAATACAATATCGCCGTGCATGGCGTTATTCGTTTCATTAGGAGGGATGAAGATATCGTCCATCCCGGATTCTTCCGGTATCACAAACGCAAATCCTTTTGCATGAGCGGATACTTTCCCTCTTACCAGATTCATTTTTTCAGGCAGGCCGTAGCGATTGCTTCTAGTGCGAACGACTAACCCCTTCTCTTCCATTACGACA is a genomic window of Rossellomorea sp. y25 containing:
- the qoxA gene encoding cytochrome aa3 quinol oxidase subunit II, with translation MFNKFKPYLIVLISLVSLFFIIIFSSGSEMIILDPKGPVGAVQKDLIMLSIYYMLGIMVVVLSFFTVILLKYRSSKKDSDYKPEMHGSTKLEIIWTLIPVLIVIALSIPNTKALYELKEAPKATAHKDPIVIHATAADWKWIFSYPEEGIETVNYVNVPEDHPILFKVTAADSMASFWVPQIGGQIYGMPGMVNDLYLQADEPGTYDGRNSNFTGEGMTHQKFDFVALEEEKYREWVKDAQENEPKLTEETYEKLMLPDTVDKMTFSSTHLSIVDHGKNSEYAMAIREKYGVEASSHGADKDAESSHGNHGDHGDMEDHDHHEDHDNEEHKGHENNEGHEH
- the qoxC gene encoding cytochrome aa3 quinol oxidase subunit III; this translates as MAHSTNVDPNTPLEYQSEIGKLNIFGFWVFLGAEVALFATIFATFFALESGTVGGPLPSEVFDLKNTIIMTLLLLISSFTSGLSINELRRRNVKGMMVWLIITLLFGAGFLYMEITEFLHLIHEGAAMGTNAYWSSFYLLTGTHGLHVSLGILWIILVMFQVKRQGLNPDTAKKLFVSSLYWHFLDFVWIFVFTSVYLLGMVG
- the qoxB gene encoding cytochrome aa3 quinol oxidase subunit I gives rise to the protein MFDFIKDNLILNDPLILGANISIVFTVIGIVATLTYFKKWKWLWNDWITSVDHKKIGIMYIIAALIMLFRGGVDALLMRAQLTVPNNEFLSSQHYNEIFTTHGTIMILFMAMPFLLGLMNVVVPLQIGARDVAFPFLNNLSFWSFMFGAILFNMSFVFGGSPDAGWTNYAPLAIEGSPGPGINYYLLGLQISGIGTLLTGINFVVTIIKMRAPGMTLLRMPMFTWTTLITAFIIVFAFPILTVTLALMTFDRLFGTHFFTLTAGGNPMLWSNLFWLWGHPEVYIVILPAFGIFSEIIATFARKTLFGYKSMIISLVAISGLSFVVWVHHFFTMGGSAAVNSVFSISTMAIAIPTGIKIFNWLGTLYKGRIEFTVAMMWSVAFIPTFLIGGVTGVMLGMAAADFQYHNNYFLVAHFHYTLIAGVVFACFAGLVYWYPKMFGHKMNERIGKWAFWFFSIGFNVCFLPQFVLGFSGMPRRVYTYGPEDGWTALNVISSVGAFGMGVGFMIIVYNVYYSYRFAKRELSGDAWDGRTLEWATSSAIPPHYNFAHVPEVKSADAFYYMKQERKESGKPEKVEYKPIHMPSNAGTPFIMSGLFFVGGFGLVFELWWMAILALIGIFGCMAYRSLFSHKQDAGYYVSVEEIEKTENPYKREA
- the qoxD gene encoding cytochrome aa3 quinol oxidase subunit IV encodes the protein MMEHNTANHSRIPWTQIIGFVLSIALTFLAVWFGLYAGLAYNVMVALVFVLAFIQAAIQLFMFMHVTEGEGRWQVGKMMSAAFIALVIVLGSIWVLSNMH
- a CDS encoding DUF2935 domain-containing protein, with product MANQMITTWEEHLFWLEVLQDHAYFIRDHLSAAEAEYVGVSQQYIQLFGELIDQLNRVPRTADHQDETMVWFSNKVWPVAKGYFEFEGMLQSLRIDNKVNLNLSPTYLNGTLAENQEYLRILMYLQKGEEPEPLPLVNLMDLWLEDQLGHAVLFQNILDPIEINASRQAEAYINQYQVYIIQNRHLKGYLRFKQPGFARQREFAHEVGQTTLEMSQYISGMVMKYNKKKLLNKTTLRFLEHHFPETCYFIKKLSYYSPKLKEAAGTCSLKRATYL
- a CDS encoding undecaprenyl-diphosphatase, whose amino-acid sequence is MDYKLFSAINLLSGRSEPVDLLMIFLSKKIRYVFIFVLLFMWFRNDHYRRVSWNAVMSSVITLFLHTLVKLFYFKPRPFAKRRVGILIPSRTDSSFPSKHTLLACAVSTSIFLYDRFLGSIMWILSVLTGLSRIWLGHHYPSDIIGSAIIASMTSMVVSKTAGGFKGEGTHH